One segment of Miscanthus floridulus cultivar M001 unplaced genomic scaffold, ASM1932011v1 fs_604_1_2, whole genome shotgun sequence DNA contains the following:
- the LOC136532397 gene encoding probable indole-3-acetic acid-amido synthetase GH3.13 translates to MDLTMSTTTMSTSPAVVDHDHGHHHLLSSVSSTSTDSPAATMPPRPSSLPPTIPVCDPHDGPASLQLIEDLTTHAGAIQQRVLREILSMNAGTDYIRGFLGFDVEGRHADELAAAFKECVPVVEYEDVKPYIERIANGAPSSLISSKTITELLTSSGTSGGQPKLMPSTEAELDRKTFLYNLLVPVMNKYVEGLDKGRCMYLLFVKPEIRTPSGLVARPVLTSYYKSRHFRERPDSPYTRYTSPNEAILCPDSAQSMYAQLLCGLARRGEVLRVGAVFASAFLRAVKFLEAHWRTLCDDIRAGRVDAARVTDAACRDAVARVVTRPDPALADAIAAECEGEGSPAASWRGIVRRLWPRTKYIDVIVTGSMAQYIPLLEFYGGGLPLVSTMYASSECYFGINLRPLDRPEDVAYTLLPNMCYYEFIKVEKDGEEARDGKVVDLVDVELGGYYELLVTTFTGLYRYRVGDILQVSGFHNAAPQFRFVHRRNVVLSVDTDKTSEDDLLRAVTAAKRLLAPLGGATILSEYTAYADTASIPGHYVLFWELTPPPPLPPASSGDEAVARRVMAACCAEVEAGLDAVYRRCRSRDRSVGPLEIRVVSPGAFDALMDLCVSQGSSVNQYKTPRCIKHPDAIAVLEARVVGRFFSDTVPHWEPFNVVDAGAATGTDADAATAS, encoded by the exons ATGGATCTAACAATGTCAACCACGACGATGTCCACGTCCCCAGCAGTGGTCGACCATGACCATGGTCACCACCACCTCCTCTCCTCAGTCTCATCCACCTCCACAGATTCGCCGGCAGCGACAATGCCACCGCGGCCGTCGTCTCTGCCGCCTACGATCCCGGTCTGCGACCCGCACGACGGGCCAGCGAGCCTGCAGCTCATCGAGGACCTGACCACCCACGCCGGCGCCATCCAGCAGCGCGTCCTCAGAGAGATCCTCTCCATGAACGCCGGCACGGACTACATCCGCGGCTTCCTTGGCTTCGACGTAGAGGGACGCCACGCCGACGAGCTCGCGGCCGCGTTCAAGGAGTGCGTGCCGGTCGTGGAGTACGAGGACGTCAAGCCGTACATCGAGCGCATCGCCAACGGCGCCCCCTCGTCGCTCATCTCCTCCAAGACCATCACCGAGCTCCTCACAAG CTCCGGCACATCTGGCGGGCAGCCGAAGCTGATGCCGTCCACAGAGGCGGAGCTGGACCGCAAGACCTTCCTCTACAACCTCCTCGTCCCCGTGATGAACAAGTACGTGGAAGGTCTGGACAAAGGGCGGTGCATGTACCTGCTGTTCGTGAAGCCGGAGATCAGGACGCCGTCGGGGCTGGTGGCGCGGCCCGTGCTGACGAGCTACTACAAGAGCCGGCACTTCCGGGAGCGGCCGGACAGCCCGTACACGCGGTACACGAGCCCGAACGAGGCGATCCTGTGCCCGGACAGCGCGCAGAGCATGTACGCGCAGCTGCTGTGCGGCCTGGCCCGCCGCGGCGAGGTGCTCCGCGTCGGCGCCGTCTTCGCCTCGGCGTTCCTGCGCGCCGTCAAGTTCCTCGAGGCCCACTGGCGCACGCTCTGCGACGACATCCGCGCCGGCCGCGTCGACGCGGCGCGCGTCACCGACGCCGCCTGCCGGGACGCCGTCGCCAGGGTCGTGACGCGGCCGGACCCGGCGCTGGCCGACGCCATCGCCGCCGAGTGCGAGGGCGAGGGGTCCCCGGCCGCGTCGTGGCGGGGCATCGTGCGCCGGCTGTGGCCACGGACCAAGTACATCGACGTCATCGTGACGGGGTCCATGGCGCAGTACATACCGCTGCTGGAGTTCTACGGCGGCGGCCTGCCGCTGGTGTCCACCATGTACGCCTCGTCGGAGTGCTACTTCGGCATCAACCTCCGGCCGCTGGACCGGCCGGAGGACGTGGCGTATACGCTGCTGCCCAACATGTGCTACTACGAGTTCATCAAGGTGGAGAAGGACGGGGAGGAGGCTCGCGACGGGAAGGTGGTGGACCTTGTCGACGTCGAGCTCGGAGGCTACTACGAGCTCCTTGTCACCACGTTCACAG GTCTGTACCGGTACCGCGTGGGCGACATCCTGCAGGTGTCAGGCTTCCACAACGCGGCGCCGCAGTTCCGGTTCGTGCACCGCCGCAACGTGGTTCTCAGCGTGGACACCGACAAGACCTCCGAGGACGACCTCCTCCGCGCCGTCACCGCTGCGAAGCGCCTCCTGGCGCCGCTGGGCGGCGCCACCATCCTCTCCGAGTACACCGCCTACGCCGACACGGCCTCCATCCCGGGGCACTACGTGCTCTTCTGGgagctcacgccgccgccgccgctgccaccagcGTCGTCCGGCGACGAAGCCGTTGCTCGCCGCGTTATGGCGGCGTGCTGCGCCGAGGTGGAGGCCGGTCTGGACGCCGTGTACCGGCGGTGCCGGAGCCGCGACCGGTCCGTGGGCCCGCTGGAGATCCGCGTGGTGTCCCCCGGCGCCTTCGACGCGCTCATGGACCTCTGCGTCTCCCAGGGGTCGTCGGTGAACCAGTACAAGACGCCCCGCTGCATCAAGCACCCCGACGCCATCGCCGTCCTGGAGGCGCGCGTCGTCGGCAGGTTCTTCAGCGACACCGTGCCGCACTGGGAGCCCTTCAACGTCGTCGACGCCGGCGCTGCCACGGGCACGGACGCCGACGCCGCCACCGCCAGCTGA